The following are encoded together in the Salinibacterium sp. UTAS2018 genome:
- a CDS encoding glycosyltransferase family 2 protein — protein sequence MAKKAQALTGVSYVMPVLNEVEHIEAAVDSLTAQDYEGPFEIVLALGPSVDGTNAIIDEMARLDPRIRHIPNELGSTPGGLNAAIRASTHPIVVRVDAHSVLPTNYTRVAVETLERSGADNVGGIMKAEGRTPFERSVAHAYGSPEGLGGTQHHTGGKEGPADTAYLGVFQRDRLVEVGLFDEDIKRGQDWELNRRLRATGGTVWFTPELEVVYRPRSSLRTLVRQFVATGIWRGELARRFGTANSLRYFVPPLAVLGTVVGLIIGLIGSVTGVDWLAIAYAAPAVYVLFVVAASAVAGAKEGLRSGLWYLIVLPCIHFGWGSGFILGFLKLTKNITAQTGR from the coding sequence ATGGCAAAGAAGGCTCAAGCCCTCACTGGCGTGTCGTACGTGATGCCCGTACTCAACGAAGTTGAACACATCGAGGCAGCCGTCGACAGCCTCACAGCGCAGGATTACGAAGGACCCTTCGAGATCGTGCTCGCGCTGGGCCCCAGCGTTGACGGTACCAACGCCATTATCGACGAAATGGCGCGACTCGACCCGCGCATTCGTCATATCCCCAACGAACTTGGTTCCACTCCCGGTGGCCTCAACGCCGCTATTCGTGCTTCCACACATCCCATCGTCGTGCGAGTAGATGCCCACTCGGTGCTGCCCACCAACTACACGCGAGTCGCCGTCGAAACCCTCGAACGAAGTGGCGCAGACAACGTCGGCGGCATTATGAAAGCTGAGGGCCGAACGCCCTTCGAGCGCTCCGTCGCCCACGCCTACGGATCGCCAGAAGGGCTCGGCGGTACCCAACATCACACCGGTGGCAAAGAAGGCCCGGCTGATACCGCCTATCTTGGTGTCTTCCAGCGTGACCGCCTTGTCGAGGTAGGTCTGTTCGATGAAGACATCAAACGCGGCCAAGACTGGGAGCTTAATCGGCGACTGCGAGCGACCGGCGGCACCGTCTGGTTCACCCCCGAACTCGAAGTCGTCTACCGGCCGCGCTCCAGTCTCCGCACGCTGGTTCGCCAGTTCGTAGCCACCGGAATCTGGCGTGGAGAACTCGCACGCCGTTTCGGCACAGCCAACTCGTTGCGCTATTTCGTGCCGCCGCTCGCCGTGCTCGGCACGGTAGTGGGCCTCATCATTGGGCTCATTGGCAGCGTGACCGGGGTTGACTGGTTAGCGATCGCTTATGCGGCTCCCGCCGTTTACGTGCTCTTCGTGGTGGCGGCGTCTGCCGTTGCTGGTGCCAAAGAGGGGCTACGATCAGGTCTTTGGTATCTGATCGTGCTGCCGTGCATCCACTTTGGATGGGGTAGCGGTTTCATCCTCGGATTCTTGAAGCTCACTAAGAACATCACTGCGCAAACGGGAAGGTAA